In the genome of Populus alba chromosome 11, ASM523922v2, whole genome shotgun sequence, one region contains:
- the LOC118032879 gene encoding uncharacterized protein — protein MPTGFESGYPMGIFERLIYSCLPVIRHHEVKSQLQPWCKAMQDLESGTLRSNLLNYLKDPKESKMISNLLRCRFFPQGYWPARVERFWNQKRTNVFALGLVKILIKKDESWKSVSKTEEGQEGRQTGSPSSTVMQGDQNKGKEAEQEMGGGGIKKGENTSENTSIGKEIEEVQHPTAQPSVTNSSLTSNEQISLFLATGNGIEEIVRGIIKQHPHAIKQLNVTNSPLTREEQIPLLIATRNGIEEIVWEIIKLYPHAVEKLNDKGQSILDVAVIHRQKGIFNLVKQQRIPLARLRRVIDKKGNTLLHHVADMEHYRGGTKPGPALKLQEELQWFEQVREVIPSHYITLRNDEGKTAEELFKESHKDQLENAQKWIKETTQSCSTVAALVATVVFAAAYTVPGGSDDNGTPNFINSPYFLVFTVSDVLSLASSLTSLVVFLSLLTSPFEQQEFHFSLPRKLLFGFTFLFLAVITTMLSFGATILILIQSEKKLTTLLLSIAAFLPVLVFAIMQFRLYVSFMGSTFNILKKTRKARAPFRVPCLLWGKMLGLKNKENARLEHGD, from the exons ATGCCAACTGGTTTTGAGAGTGGATATCCCATGGGCATATTTGAAAGACTCATCTACAGTT GCCTTCCTGTTATACGTCATCACGAGGTAAAATCACAGTTACAACCTTGGTGCAAGGCAATGCAAGATCTTGAGAGCGGTACCCTGCGCAGCAACCTACTCAACTATTTAAAGGACCCCAAAG AGTCAAAAATGATAAGTAATCTATTACGTTGCAGATTTTTTCCTCAAG GATATTGGCCAGCAAGGGTCGAAAGATTCTGGAACCAGAAAAGAACGAATGTATTCGCTTTAGGACTTGTCAAAATCCTAATAAAGAAAGATGAGTCATGGAAGAGCGTCAGCAAAACAGAGGAAGGACAAGAAGGTAGACAAACTGGTTCACCCTCATCAACTGTtatgcaaggagaccaaaataaaggaaaagaagcaGAGCAGGAAATGGGCGGGGGGGGAATTAAAAAGGGAGAGAACACTTCCGAAAACACTAGCATAGgaaaagaaatagaagaagTCCAACATCCAACAGCACAACCTTCTGTAACGAACTCGTCATTAACTAGCAATGAGCAGATCTCATTGTTTCTTGCAACTGGAAATGGAATAGAAGAGATTGTGCGGGGGATAATAAAACAACATCCCCATGCTATTAAGCAGCTCAATGTAACGAACTCGCCATTAACTAGGGAGGAGCAGATCCCATTGTTGATTGCAACTAGAAATGGAATAGAAGAGATTGTGTGGGAGATAATAAAACTATATCCCCATGCTGTTGAGAAGCTCAATGACAAGGGTCAGAGCATTTTGGATGTGGCCGTCATCCATCGCCAGAAAGGGATCTTCAATCTTGTGAAGCAACAGAGAATACCATTGGCTAGACTGCGACGAGTTATTGATAAGAAGGGCAACACATTGCTGCACCATGTTGCAGATATGGAGCATTACAGAGGAGGAACCAAGCCTGGGCCTGCACTTAAACTTCAGGAGGAGTTGCAATGGTTTGAG CAAGTGCGCGAGGTAATTCCTTCTCATTATATCACGCTTCGGAACGATGAAGGCAAGACTGCAGAGGAGCTCTTCAAAGAGAGTCACAAGGACCAACtggaaaatgcacaaaaatggaTCAAGGAAACGACTCAGTCTTGTTCCACAGTAGCTGCACTTGTTGCTACTGTTGTCTTTGCTGCTGCCTATACTGTGCCTGGAGGTTCTGATGATAATGGCACGCCCAACTTCATCAACTCTCCCTATTTTCTGGTTTTTACTGTCTCGGATGTTCTTTCCTTAGCAAGCTCCTTGACTTCGCTTGTGGTATTTCTGTCTTTGCTGACCTCTCCATTTGAGCAACAAGAATTTCACTTCTCTCTTCCTCGGAAACTTCTTTTTGGCTTCACCTTCCTCTTCCTTGCTGTGATAACGACCATGCTATCTTTTGGGGCCACAATCTTGATACTCATTCAGTCAGAGAAAAAGTTGACAACATTACTCCTTTCCATTGCTGCATTCCTTCCGGTCTTAGTATTTGCAATAATGCAATTTCGTCTGTACGTCTCATTTATGGGCTCTACATTCAACATTCTCAAGAAAACCAGGAAAGCTCGAGCACCGTTTCGTGTCCCTTGCCTACTGTGGGGGAAAATGCTCGGTCTTAAGAACAAGGAAAACGCTCGACTTGAACATGGAGACTAA